A window of Microbacterium luteolum contains these coding sequences:
- a CDS encoding glycoside hydrolase family 127 protein encodes MPDDRRISRGPLGQTRHGVRRPLPAPPAIDRGQVHAWHQRNRQVTLPHGMAMLEEYGNLDNLRRLTGETDADFRGMLFADSDIYKTLEAAAWEMGREADAGLRAFFDRTVDLIERAQQDDGYLDSAYLGRDDRLPWSDFAQGHELYCLGHLIQAAVAAHRAIADDRLLGVAERFVAHVVDRIGSDDAVEYCGHPLVEAALVELHRTTGAEAPLRLAEAFVRRRGAGFLGGVTFGAAYYQDEQPALQATTMRGHAVRALYLNQGITDLYLETGDPAMLDTIRTQWDDLVDRRMYVTGGTGARHEDEAFGEAFELPPDRAYAETCAGVALFGWAWRMYLATGAASCLDVAETALYNVVAAGISAHGDSFTYVNPLQVRDERPYGGAAPDARRRWFSCACCPPNLMRTFATLEHHLAAERTDGLDIALYASATVQAHGATVEIDTAYPADGLIRIRVHGDADDGCRRLALRVPGWATGESVTLSQNGVEIEPHIEDGWIVIDDALLDGTTLELRLPVQTTVIHPNPRIDAVRGTVAVRRGPVVYCAVGDVDGLTIDPASVAEARITAAESAQGSEGRIALGPRLELAAHRDAAASAPLYSSSASDPASTPVTVELRPFAEFDGGAAMRVWLPTA; translated from the coding sequence ATGCCCGACGACCGCAGGATCAGTCGCGGACCCCTCGGACAGACCAGGCACGGTGTGCGCCGTCCCCTCCCCGCACCGCCCGCCATCGACCGCGGCCAGGTGCACGCCTGGCATCAGCGCAATCGGCAGGTCACCCTGCCCCACGGTATGGCGATGCTCGAGGAGTACGGCAACCTCGACAACCTGCGGCGCCTCACCGGCGAGACCGATGCCGACTTTCGCGGCATGCTGTTCGCCGACTCCGACATCTACAAGACGCTGGAAGCCGCCGCCTGGGAGATGGGCAGAGAAGCGGATGCCGGACTCCGGGCCTTCTTCGACCGCACGGTCGACCTGATCGAGCGCGCACAGCAGGACGACGGCTACCTCGACTCGGCCTACCTCGGCAGAGACGACCGTCTTCCGTGGAGCGACTTCGCCCAGGGACACGAGCTCTACTGCCTCGGTCACCTGATCCAGGCAGCGGTCGCCGCGCATCGCGCCATCGCCGACGATCGCCTGCTCGGGGTCGCCGAGCGCTTCGTCGCGCACGTCGTGGACAGGATCGGCTCCGATGACGCGGTCGAGTACTGCGGGCATCCGCTCGTCGAAGCGGCACTCGTGGAGCTTCACCGCACGACGGGCGCCGAGGCTCCGCTGCGCCTGGCCGAGGCCTTCGTGCGCCGCCGCGGCGCAGGTTTCCTCGGCGGCGTGACCTTCGGCGCGGCCTACTACCAGGACGAGCAGCCCGCCCTCCAGGCCACCACGATGCGCGGCCACGCGGTCCGGGCCCTCTACCTGAACCAGGGGATCACGGACCTGTACCTCGAGACCGGCGACCCGGCGATGCTCGACACAATCCGCACGCAGTGGGACGACCTCGTCGATCGGCGGATGTACGTCACCGGCGGCACGGGAGCCCGCCATGAGGACGAGGCCTTCGGCGAGGCATTCGAGCTGCCGCCGGATCGCGCCTACGCCGAGACGTGCGCGGGCGTCGCCCTGTTCGGCTGGGCATGGCGGATGTACCTGGCCACCGGGGCGGCCTCGTGCCTCGACGTCGCCGAGACGGCCCTGTACAACGTCGTCGCGGCCGGGATCTCCGCACACGGAGATTCGTTCACCTACGTCAACCCGCTCCAGGTGCGCGACGAGCGCCCGTACGGCGGAGCCGCCCCCGACGCACGGCGCCGCTGGTTCAGCTGCGCCTGCTGTCCGCCGAACCTGATGCGCACCTTCGCCACGCTCGAGCATCACCTCGCCGCGGAGCGGACGGACGGCCTCGACATCGCCCTCTACGCCTCCGCCACCGTGCAGGCGCACGGCGCGACCGTGGAGATCGACACGGCCTACCCCGCCGACGGACTCATCCGCATCCGCGTGCACGGGGATGCGGATGACGGATGCCGTCGGCTCGCGCTGCGCGTGCCCGGCTGGGCGACCGGTGAATCCGTGACGCTGAGCCAGAACGGCGTCGAGATCGAGCCGCACATCGAGGACGGGTGGATCGTCATCGACGATGCCCTCCTCGACGGCACGACACTGGAGCTGCGGCTCCCGGTGCAGACCACCGTCATCCACCCGAACCCGCGCATCGACGCGGTGCGCGGTACCGTGGCCGTACGTCGTGGCCCCGTCGTCTACTGCGCGGTCGGCGACGTCGACGGCCTCACGATCGACCCCGCGAGCGTCGCGGAGGCAAGGATCACCGCCGCCGAATCCGCTCAGGGTAGCGAAGGGCGCATCGCTCTCGGACCTCGGCTGGAGCTCGCCGCGCACCGCGACGCGGCCGCGTCGGCACCGCTCTACTCGTCGAGCGCGTCGGATCCCGCGAGCACACCGGTCACCGTCGAGCTCCGCCCGTTCGCAGAGTTCGACGGCGGTGCCGCGATGCGCGTGTGGCTGCCGACCGCCTGA
- a CDS encoding aldehyde dehydrogenase (NADP(+)), with the protein MSMQDTTATDVDRIVTRAARASEQWKRTAIAERARVLVAVADALDAHADELIPVAQRETHLAEPRLRGELRRTSFQLRMFAEMLPEGLWLDARIDHADAEWPMGAPRPDLRRQLEPIGPTLVFAASNFPFAFSVAGGDTASALAAGNAVVLKAHHGHPDLSAATTSVVVDALAAAGAPDSLFQTIYGTEAGVQALQAPAIKAAGFTGSVRGGRALFDIANARPEPIPFYGELGSTNPAFVTRRAAEQDAAGIARDFVASVTGSAGQLCTKPGVLFVPSDSSVLAELEAQELPAAAPLLNGGIENGFRESLASARAVDGVRTVVTGADGEAPVPVLLATTAETLRAQMDTLMSEIFGPAALVVTYQDESELVEIAARLEGQLTATVIGRDDDEIAPELIAALSERAGRVLWNQWPTGVSVTWAQQHGGPYPATTAVGSTSVGMAAITRFLRPVAYQNVPESLLPDALKEANPLRIVRRVDGVVVLP; encoded by the coding sequence ATGAGCATGCAGGACACGACCGCGACCGACGTGGACCGGATCGTCACGCGCGCCGCGCGCGCATCGGAGCAGTGGAAGCGCACCGCGATCGCCGAGCGCGCGCGAGTGCTGGTCGCCGTGGCCGACGCCCTCGACGCGCACGCGGACGAGCTGATCCCCGTCGCGCAGCGCGAGACCCACCTCGCCGAGCCGCGACTGCGCGGAGAGCTGCGTCGCACCAGCTTCCAGCTGCGGATGTTCGCCGAGATGCTGCCCGAGGGCCTCTGGCTCGACGCACGGATCGATCATGCGGATGCCGAGTGGCCGATGGGCGCTCCGCGTCCCGATCTCCGTCGCCAGCTGGAGCCGATCGGACCGACCCTCGTCTTCGCCGCGAGCAACTTCCCGTTCGCCTTCTCGGTCGCGGGCGGCGACACCGCGAGTGCGCTCGCCGCGGGGAACGCGGTCGTGCTCAAGGCCCACCACGGGCATCCGGACCTCTCGGCGGCGACCACGTCCGTCGTCGTCGATGCGCTCGCTGCCGCCGGCGCCCCCGACAGCCTGTTCCAGACGATCTACGGCACCGAGGCCGGCGTGCAGGCGCTTCAGGCGCCCGCGATCAAGGCTGCGGGCTTCACCGGGTCGGTGCGGGGCGGACGTGCGCTGTTCGACATCGCCAACGCCCGGCCGGAGCCCATCCCGTTCTACGGCGAGCTGGGGAGCACGAACCCCGCGTTCGTCACGCGGCGGGCGGCGGAGCAGGATGCTGCGGGCATCGCGCGCGACTTCGTCGCCTCCGTCACCGGCAGCGCCGGGCAGCTCTGCACCAAGCCGGGCGTGCTCTTCGTCCCGTCGGATTCGTCGGTCCTCGCCGAGCTCGAGGCCCAGGAGCTGCCGGCGGCGGCACCGCTGCTGAACGGCGGGATCGAGAACGGTTTCCGTGAGTCGCTCGCTTCGGCGCGAGCCGTCGACGGGGTGCGCACGGTCGTGACCGGAGCCGACGGCGAGGCGCCGGTGCCCGTGCTCCTCGCCACGACGGCCGAGACGCTCCGCGCGCAGATGGACACGCTGATGTCCGAGATCTTCGGCCCCGCCGCTCTCGTCGTGACCTATCAGGACGAGAGCGAGCTGGTGGAGATCGCGGCGCGGCTCGAGGGGCAACTGACGGCCACGGTGATCGGCCGGGACGACGACGAGATCGCACCGGAGCTCATCGCGGCGCTCTCGGAGCGGGCGGGGCGTGTGCTCTGGAACCAGTGGCCGACCGGGGTCTCGGTGACCTGGGCCCAGCAGCACGGAGGACCGTATCCTGCGACGACCGCGGTGGGTTCGACCTCGGTGGGCATGGCCGCGATCACGCGATTCCTGCGGCCCGTCGCCTACCAGAACGTGCCGGAGAGCCTGCTGCCGGATGCTCTCAAGGAGGCGAACCCGCTGCGCATCGTGCGTCGTGTGGACGGGGTCGTGGTCCTGCCCTGA
- a CDS encoding NAD(P)/FAD-dependent oxidoreductase: MTESDAATIADVAVIGAGPAGLSAAVAAAEHGLQVVLIDAGAQTGGQYWRHPDERHRDAFAAPEDTGHHHWRHYTDLRDRLASAVAAGRLRHVAGRQVWRTDSFGDRVALRTSAVTGADALPLLERTTWARRLVIATGAYDRQLPVPGWTLPGVMAAGGVQAMLKANQVRAGRRAVVAGTGPFLLSVAAGLAAAGVEVVEVVDANALSRWAATPLRALEEPGKLWEGAQYAATFLRHRVPLRTRTVVTAVRGGGRVSEVELSRVDSSGRVRPGTSRTVAADLVAFGWGFTPQLEIAVGLGLRTVVDVDESLVVEVDDDMRTSDPLVFAAGEVTGIGGAIASCAEGELAGAAAAQDLGAHVDRASMTRHRRRLRRGRRFAVGMHRASPVPAAWSEWLTPETHVCRCEEVTAAEVSDAVGTLHADDARDVRVTARPGMGLCQGRVCGFALSKLVATGTGRDVDAAALESLTNRQVGVPVSLGDLAALEPHHRSQEET, from the coding sequence ATGACTGAGTCGGATGCCGCGACCATCGCCGACGTCGCCGTCATCGGTGCCGGCCCCGCGGGCCTCAGCGCCGCGGTCGCCGCCGCCGAGCACGGTCTGCAGGTCGTGCTGATCGACGCGGGCGCGCAGACGGGCGGCCAGTACTGGCGGCACCCGGACGAGCGGCACCGCGACGCTTTCGCTGCTCCGGAGGACACCGGGCATCACCACTGGCGGCACTACACCGACCTTCGCGATCGACTGGCCTCGGCGGTGGCCGCCGGGCGTCTCCGGCATGTCGCCGGGCGGCAGGTGTGGCGCACCGACAGCTTCGGCGACAGGGTGGCCCTGCGCACGAGTGCGGTCACCGGCGCGGATGCCCTTCCGCTCCTCGAGCGCACGACCTGGGCGCGTCGGCTCGTGATCGCGACCGGAGCCTACGATCGTCAGCTGCCCGTTCCCGGATGGACGCTGCCCGGGGTCATGGCCGCCGGCGGCGTGCAGGCGATGCTCAAGGCGAACCAGGTGAGAGCCGGTCGACGCGCGGTCGTGGCCGGCACCGGCCCGTTCCTGCTGTCGGTCGCCGCCGGGCTCGCCGCCGCCGGAGTCGAGGTCGTGGAGGTCGTCGACGCGAACGCCCTGTCGCGCTGGGCGGCCACGCCGCTGCGCGCACTCGAGGAGCCGGGGAAGCTCTGGGAGGGGGCGCAGTACGCGGCCACGTTCCTCCGCCATCGCGTGCCGCTGCGCACGCGGACCGTGGTCACCGCCGTGCGCGGCGGAGGCCGGGTCTCCGAGGTCGAACTGTCGCGCGTCGACAGCTCCGGCCGCGTGCGGCCCGGCACGTCCCGCACGGTCGCTGCGGACCTCGTCGCTTTCGGATGGGGATTCACCCCGCAGCTGGAGATCGCCGTCGGTCTCGGGCTGCGCACGGTCGTCGACGTCGACGAGTCGCTCGTCGTCGAGGTCGACGACGACATGCGCACCTCCGATCCGCTCGTCTTCGCCGCCGGCGAGGTCACCGGGATCGGCGGGGCGATCGCCTCGTGCGCCGAGGGCGAGCTCGCAGGGGCCGCCGCCGCGCAGGACCTCGGCGCCCACGTCGACCGGGCGAGCATGACCCGGCACCGTCGGCGGCTGCGGCGCGGGCGACGCTTCGCCGTCGGAATGCACCGGGCGAGTCCCGTCCCCGCGGCCTGGAGCGAGTGGCTGACCCCCGAGACGCACGTCTGCCGGTGCGAAGAGGTCACCGCCGCCGAGGTGTCGGATGCCGTGGGAACGCTGCACGCCGACGACGCCCGCGACGTGCGCGTCACGGCCCGGCCGGGGATGGGGCTGTGCCAGGGCAGGGTCTGCGGCTTCGCGCTCTCGAAGCTCGTCGCCACCGGGACCGGCCGCGACGTCGATGCCGCCGCACTCGAATCATTGACCAATCGACAGGTGGGCGTGCCCGTCTCGCTCGGCGATCTCGCCGCGCTCGAGCCGCACCACCGTTCTCAGGAGGAGACATGA
- a CDS encoding (2Fe-2S)-binding protein translates to MIRAQATGADAENTLTFDGTPVPFAPGQTIGGALAAAGIVSWRTTRRDRAPRGLFCGIGVCFDCLVTVDGIRTQRACLAEACDGQDVRSSDPDEPLPLPEGSHD, encoded by the coding sequence ATGATCCGCGCGCAGGCCACCGGAGCGGATGCCGAGAACACGCTCACGTTCGACGGCACGCCTGTGCCGTTCGCGCCGGGGCAGACCATCGGGGGCGCGCTCGCCGCGGCGGGCATCGTCTCGTGGCGCACGACCCGTCGTGACCGGGCCCCGCGCGGCCTCTTCTGCGGTATCGGCGTCTGCTTCGACTGCCTCGTCACGGTCGACGGCATCCGCACCCAGCGCGCGTGCCTCGCAGAGGCCTGCGACGGACAGGACGTGCGCAGCTCCGACCCCGACGAACCGCTTCCGCTGCCGGAGGGATCCCATGACTGA
- a CDS encoding NAD(P)/FAD-dependent oxidoreductase, whose product MNGSTARADVVIVGAGVVGAATAYFAAAAGLSTIVVERGSIASGTSSRCEGNILVSDKEVGPELELSLYSQRVWREDLAEHAALWEFESKGGLVVAGSTASMSGLVDLVAHQRELGIRAEIIDDYAGLRELEPYINPALAGGAFYPDDAQVQPLLATHHLLRLAREHGAQLHTGTTVHGIRTSGGRAVGVDTSIGHISAGAIVNCAGPWSGEIAALAGVHLPVLPRRGFVLVTEPVPVTVHHKVYAAEYVGDVASSDAGLQVSPVVEGTPSGTILLGASRERVGFDSSFSAEAVARIAKSGLGLFPALRDVGVQRAYSGFRPYCPDHLPAIGEDGRLPGLWHAAGHEGAGVGLSVGTGKLLAQALRAETTDLDLAPFRPDRLEGLVAA is encoded by the coding sequence GTGAACGGATCGACCGCACGCGCCGACGTCGTCATCGTCGGCGCGGGAGTCGTCGGTGCCGCGACGGCGTACTTCGCCGCCGCCGCCGGCCTCTCCACCATCGTCGTCGAGCGCGGTTCCATCGCCTCGGGCACAAGCAGCCGCTGCGAGGGGAACATCCTCGTCTCGGACAAGGAGGTCGGCCCGGAGCTCGAGCTGTCGCTCTACTCGCAGCGCGTGTGGCGCGAGGATCTCGCCGAGCACGCGGCCCTCTGGGAGTTCGAGTCGAAGGGCGGGCTCGTCGTCGCCGGCAGCACCGCGAGCATGAGCGGCCTGGTCGACCTCGTCGCCCATCAGCGCGAACTCGGGATCCGCGCCGAGATCATCGACGACTACGCCGGTCTCCGCGAGCTCGAGCCGTACATCAACCCCGCCCTCGCCGGCGGTGCGTTCTACCCCGACGACGCGCAGGTGCAGCCGCTGCTCGCCACGCACCACCTGCTGCGGCTCGCTCGGGAGCACGGCGCGCAGCTGCACACCGGCACCACGGTGCACGGCATCCGCACCTCCGGCGGCAGAGCCGTCGGCGTCGACACCTCCATCGGACACATCTCCGCCGGCGCGATCGTCAACTGCGCCGGCCCCTGGAGCGGCGAGATCGCCGCGCTCGCGGGTGTGCACCTCCCGGTGCTGCCGCGTCGCGGATTCGTGCTGGTCACGGAGCCCGTGCCGGTGACGGTGCACCACAAGGTCTACGCGGCGGAGTACGTCGGCGATGTCGCCAGTTCGGATGCCGGGCTGCAGGTCTCCCCGGTCGTCGAGGGCACGCCCAGCGGGACGATCCTCCTGGGCGCGAGCCGCGAGCGGGTCGGCTTCGACTCCTCGTTCTCCGCCGAGGCCGTCGCTCGCATCGCGAAGAGCGGCCTCGGTCTGTTCCCCGCGCTGCGCGATGTCGGTGTGCAGCGCGCCTACTCGGGGTTCCGCCCGTACTGCCCCGACCATCTGCCCGCCATCGGCGAGGACGGCCGTCTGCCCGGTCTCTGGCATGCGGCGGGTCACGAGGGCGCGGGTGTCGGACTCTCGGTGGGTACGGGCAAGCTGCTCGCGCAGGCGCTGCGGGCTGAGACGACCGACCTCGACCTCGCCCCCTTCCGACCGGATCGACTCGAGGGACTGGTCGCGGCATGA
- a CDS encoding GntR family transcriptional regulator — MSGSDVRSLVRLSKQPSIRDTVTRALRSAIISGEMQPGRVYSAPSLGEEFGISAMPIREAMLDLVREGLVVAMPNRGFRVTEVSSHDLAEVTELRLFLEPPAVEKATPLIPESAHAGLRRQADAIVAAAERGDLVEYLSADSDFHLAILNYAGNARLTQLVQSLRSQTRLFGLSELYERGHLTSSAKEHHTIMDAIEEGDAVRARDLVFAHIEHVRGDWSGHAVEEPDPAEAIGK; from the coding sequence ATGTCCGGAAGTGATGTGCGGAGCCTCGTGCGGCTCAGCAAGCAGCCCAGCATCCGCGACACCGTGACACGGGCGCTGCGGTCCGCGATCATCAGCGGGGAGATGCAGCCCGGCCGGGTGTACTCCGCGCCGAGCCTCGGCGAGGAGTTCGGCATCTCGGCGATGCCGATCCGCGAGGCCATGCTCGATCTCGTCCGCGAGGGACTGGTCGTCGCCATGCCGAACCGCGGCTTCCGGGTCACCGAGGTGTCGTCGCACGACCTCGCCGAGGTCACCGAGCTGCGCCTCTTCCTCGAGCCGCCGGCCGTCGAGAAGGCGACGCCGCTCATCCCGGAGAGCGCCCACGCAGGCCTTCGCCGTCAGGCCGACGCCATCGTCGCCGCGGCCGAGCGCGGCGATCTCGTGGAGTACCTGAGCGCCGACAGCGACTTCCACCTCGCGATCCTGAACTACGCCGGCAACGCGCGCCTCACCCAGCTCGTCCAGTCGCTGCGATCGCAGACCCGGCTGTTCGGCCTCTCCGAGCTGTACGAGCGCGGTCATCTGACCAGCTCCGCCAAGGAGCATCACACGATCATGGATGCGATCGAGGAGGGCGACGCGGTGCGCGCGCGAGACCTCGTGTTCGCGCACATCGAGCACGTCCGCGGCGACTGGTCCGGGCATGCCGTGGAGGAGCCCGACCCCGCGGAGGCGATCGGGAAGTGA
- a CDS encoding ornithine cyclodeaminase family protein, with amino-acid sequence MTSVPVIGVDAIDAALDRQGAVAAIEAALRDGVDVESDSPRLFSPLDRGEFLLMPTQSPEHAGIKVVTIAPHNSERGLPKIQAWYLVFDAETLSPLAILEGAHLTTLRTPAVTAVAVRGMLRADPRGPREHIDTLAVLGSGPQAEAHVRTLAALMPIGAVSIRGRNSTRAAELVARLRADGIPAQPGDGHDLRDADVIVTATSSSEPVIARADVDDDAVIAAVGSHGADHRELAADLVTDADLVVEARASAFRENGNLLQARELDAWQAGRQAVANLPELVTGAFARREGHPAVYTGVGMSWEDLAVVAEILRAAQSADAMPREGDSDVRK; translated from the coding sequence GTGACCTCCGTTCCCGTCATCGGCGTCGACGCGATCGACGCCGCGCTCGACCGCCAAGGCGCCGTCGCGGCGATCGAGGCGGCGCTGCGCGACGGCGTGGACGTGGAGTCGGACTCGCCGCGGCTCTTCAGCCCACTGGACCGCGGCGAGTTCCTGCTCATGCCGACCCAGTCGCCGGAGCATGCCGGGATCAAGGTCGTCACGATCGCCCCGCACAACAGCGAGCGCGGGCTGCCGAAGATCCAGGCCTGGTACCTGGTGTTCGATGCCGAGACGCTCAGCCCTCTCGCGATCCTCGAGGGCGCGCACCTCACCACGCTCCGCACGCCGGCCGTGACCGCCGTCGCGGTGCGCGGGATGCTCCGCGCCGACCCCCGTGGCCCGCGTGAGCACATCGACACGCTCGCCGTGCTCGGCTCGGGTCCGCAGGCCGAGGCGCATGTGCGCACGCTCGCCGCGCTGATGCCGATCGGCGCGGTCAGCATCCGTGGTCGCAACAGCACCAGGGCGGCCGAGCTCGTCGCACGGCTGCGCGCCGACGGCATCCCGGCGCAGCCCGGCGACGGACACGACCTGCGCGATGCGGACGTGATCGTCACCGCGACCTCGTCGTCGGAACCGGTCATCGCGCGCGCGGACGTCGACGACGACGCGGTCATCGCGGCGGTCGGCTCGCACGGCGCCGACCACCGGGAGCTGGCCGCCGACCTCGTGACCGACGCCGATCTGGTCGTGGAGGCGAGGGCCTCGGCGTTCCGGGAGAACGGCAACCTGCTCCAGGCCAGAGAGCTCGACGCGTGGCAGGCAGGTAGGCAGGCCGTGGCCAATCTGCCAGAGTTGGTCACGGGTGCGTTCGCGCGCCGTGAGGGGCATCCCGCCGTCTACACCGGCGTCGGGATGAGCTGGGAGGATCTCGCCGTGGTGGCGGAGATCCTGCGGGCGGCGCAGAGCGCCGACGCGATGCCTCGGGAGGGGGACTCAGATGTCCGGAAGTGA
- a CDS encoding proline racemase family protein, with amino-acid sequence MRAQRVFHAVDSHTEGMPTRVIVGGVGVMPGASMEERRQWFMANSDDLRTLLMNEPRGHSAMSGAILQPPTRPDADFGVLFIEVSGCLPMCGHGTIGVATVLVETGMVPVVEPVTTIRLDTPAGLVIAEVQVSDGHADSVTIRNVPSFAVALDQVVEVPGLGTVEYDLAFGGNFYAIVSLEQIGLPFDRAHKDELLKAGLSIMAAIEEAGSPVHPIDPTIRGCHHVYLKAPGSTALHSRHAMAIHPGWFDRSPCGTGTSARMAQLHARGELPLNQDFRNESFIGTSFIGRLVETTEVAGIPAVIPTITGRAWVTGTAQYMLDPSDPFPRGFVL; translated from the coding sequence GCGCGTGATCGTCGGCGGCGTCGGGGTGATGCCCGGGGCGAGCATGGAGGAGCGCCGGCAGTGGTTCATGGCGAACAGCGATGACCTGCGCACGCTCTTGATGAACGAGCCCCGCGGTCACAGCGCGATGAGCGGAGCGATCCTGCAGCCGCCGACGCGGCCGGATGCCGACTTCGGCGTGCTGTTCATCGAGGTGTCCGGCTGCCTGCCGATGTGCGGGCACGGCACGATCGGCGTCGCGACCGTGCTCGTCGAGACGGGTATGGTGCCCGTCGTCGAGCCGGTCACGACGATCCGCCTCGACACCCCGGCCGGTCTGGTGATCGCCGAGGTGCAGGTGTCCGACGGCCACGCCGACAGCGTGACGATCCGCAACGTGCCGTCGTTCGCGGTCGCGCTGGACCAGGTCGTGGAGGTCCCGGGGCTCGGGACCGTCGAGTACGACCTCGCCTTCGGCGGCAACTTCTACGCGATCGTCTCGCTCGAGCAGATCGGCCTGCCGTTCGACCGGGCGCACAAGGACGAGCTGCTGAAGGCCGGCCTGAGCATCATGGCCGCGATCGAGGAGGCCGGGTCGCCGGTGCATCCGATCGACCCGACCATCCGCGGCTGCCACCACGTGTATCTGAAGGCGCCGGGCTCCACGGCGCTGCACTCGCGACACGCGATGGCCATCCACCCCGGCTGGTTCGACCGCTCCCCCTGCGGCACCGGCACCAGCGCGCGCATGGCGCAGCTGCATGCCCGCGGCGAGCTGCCGCTCAACCAGGACTTCCGCAACGAGTCGTTCATCGGCACGAGCTTCATCGGGCGGCTCGTCGAGACGACCGAGGTCGCCGGCATCCCCGCCGTCATCCCGACCATCACGGGCCGCGCCTGGGTGACCGGGACGGCGCAGTACATGCTCGACCCCAGCGACCCGTTCCCGCGAGGTTTCGTGCTGTGA